The following coding sequences lie in one Saccharopolyspora hordei genomic window:
- a CDS encoding sigma-70 family RNA polymerase sigma factor — translation MHEAGETGTAVLLRRAEAGDEQAWRELVDRHAPVVWGVSRAFSANTADAEDVCQATWLLLAENLGRLRDPGALSAWLVTTARRESLRLHRARRRESPVGLDSDVLGTAGPVADPEHEVLRRWTSSRLARSFAELPQRCQQLLRVLAVAPEASYAQVSEALGWPRGTIGPKKSRCLAQLRRRMLAADVPEEVAG, via the coding sequence GTGCACGAGGCCGGGGAGACCGGCACCGCGGTGCTGTTGCGCCGGGCGGAGGCCGGTGACGAGCAGGCGTGGCGGGAACTGGTGGACCGCCACGCACCGGTGGTCTGGGGCGTGTCGCGGGCGTTCTCCGCGAACACCGCGGACGCCGAGGACGTCTGCCAGGCGACGTGGCTGCTGCTGGCGGAGAACCTGGGGCGGCTGCGCGATCCGGGGGCGCTGTCGGCGTGGCTGGTGACCACCGCGCGGCGGGAGTCGCTGCGGCTGCACCGCGCTCGCCGGCGGGAATCACCGGTGGGCCTGGACTCGGACGTGCTCGGCACGGCCGGGCCCGTCGCGGACCCCGAGCACGAGGTGCTGCGGCGGTGGACCAGCTCGCGGCTGGCGCGGTCGTTCGCCGAGCTCCCGCAGCGCTGCCAGCAGCTGCTGCGCGTGCTCGCGGTCGCGCCGGAGGCGAGCTACGCGCAGGTCAGCGAGGCCCTCGGGTGGCCGCGCGGCACCATCGGGCCCAAGAAGAGCCGCTGCCTGGCGCAGCTGCGGCGGCGGATGCTCGCCGCCGACGTGCCGGAGGAGGTGGCGGGATGA
- a CDS encoding S8 family peptidase, which yields MDQGWGNQLGIGELRQLWAAHGHDLLLHDPGGSGECLVRRGELIASATALDPVLDRFRRWIDGVQHDDGLARVRLRGPERDRCVEMARETAGVAANHVHFGCPVMYGTPVMYGTGADARAAPPVPEPLAVRWDPPVVVGVLDTGCDPHPWFRDRPWFEAVPEVLDADGDAGQDRQAGHGTFVSGVLLQHAPGAVVRAQRVLSSLGFTDDYAVVAGLRSLRSAAAARGERIGVVVLTAGCHTADDECPPVLREELDRWSDAVVVAAAGNQARSRPFWPAALPSVVGVAAVGGDGALAGFSNFGPWVDAAAPGVGVTSCFVRLTGDGGRTFGYASWSGTSFAAPQVAAAVATALHEGRTREEALDLVRDRHPFER from the coding sequence GTGGATCAGGGATGGGGAAACCAGCTCGGGATCGGTGAACTCCGGCAGCTGTGGGCCGCTCACGGCCACGACCTCCTGCTGCACGACCCCGGGGGCAGCGGGGAGTGCCTGGTGCGGCGCGGGGAGCTGATCGCGTCGGCGACCGCGCTCGACCCGGTCCTGGACCGGTTCCGGCGGTGGATCGACGGCGTGCAGCACGACGACGGCCTGGCCCGGGTCCGCCTGCGCGGCCCGGAACGGGACCGCTGTGTCGAGATGGCGCGGGAGACCGCCGGTGTCGCCGCCAACCACGTGCACTTCGGCTGCCCGGTCATGTACGGGACGCCCGTCATGTACGGGACCGGTGCGGACGCGCGGGCCGCGCCACCGGTGCCGGAACCGCTTGCGGTGCGGTGGGATCCGCCCGTGGTGGTGGGCGTGTTGGACACCGGCTGCGACCCGCACCCGTGGTTCCGGGACCGGCCGTGGTTCGAGGCGGTGCCGGAGGTGCTCGACGCCGACGGCGACGCGGGGCAGGACCGGCAGGCCGGTCACGGCACGTTCGTCAGCGGCGTGCTGCTGCAGCACGCTCCGGGCGCGGTGGTCCGGGCGCAGCGGGTGCTCTCCTCGCTGGGCTTCACCGACGACTACGCGGTGGTGGCGGGGCTGCGGTCGCTGCGGTCGGCGGCGGCCGCGCGCGGTGAGCGCATCGGGGTCGTCGTGCTCACCGCCGGGTGCCACACCGCGGACGACGAGTGCCCGCCTGTCCTGCGTGAGGAGCTGGACCGCTGGTCGGACGCGGTGGTCGTCGCGGCGGCCGGGAACCAGGCGCGGAGCCGGCCGTTCTGGCCCGCGGCACTGCCGTCGGTGGTGGGCGTCGCCGCCGTCGGTGGGGACGGGGCGCTGGCGGGGTTCTCGAACTTCGGGCCGTGGGTCGACGCCGCCGCGCCCGGGGTCGGGGTGACCAGCTGCTTCGTCCGGTTGACCGGCGACGGCGGGCGGACCTTCGGCTACGCGAGCTGGAGCGGCACGTCCTTCGCCGCTCCGCAGGTGGCCGCGGCCGTGGCGACCGCGCTGCACGAGGGCCGGACCCGGGAGGAAGCACTCGATCTGGTCCGTGATCGCCACCCGTTCGAGCGGTAA
- a CDS encoding YczE/YyaS/YitT family protein: MAFRKVPVDLSPLRLRCRPVPRLAQLLVGLVAYGASMGLMVRAELGLSPWDVLHEGLSERLGWTFGAVTALTGVLVMLAWLPLRQRPGIGTVANVVVIAFAVDITLALVPRLDALPGRIALMAGAVVLNGLATAGYVGARLGPGPRDGLMTGVHARTGWSIRVVRTTIEVVVLAGGWVLGGTVGVGTALYAAAIGPLTQVFLRFTTVGQKKISAPRDILDTTQ, from the coding sequence ATGGCCTTCCGCAAGGTCCCCGTGGACCTCTCCCCGCTCCGGCTCCGGTGCAGACCGGTCCCGCGGCTCGCGCAACTGCTCGTCGGCCTGGTCGCTTACGGCGCCAGCATGGGGCTGATGGTCCGGGCGGAGCTCGGCCTGTCCCCGTGGGACGTGCTGCACGAGGGGCTGTCCGAGCGGCTGGGCTGGACCTTCGGCGCGGTCACCGCCCTGACCGGCGTGCTCGTCATGCTGGCCTGGCTGCCGCTGCGCCAGCGACCGGGCATCGGCACGGTGGCCAACGTCGTCGTCATCGCGTTCGCGGTGGACATCACACTGGCGCTGGTCCCGCGGCTCGACGCGCTGCCGGGCCGGATCGCGCTGATGGCCGGGGCGGTCGTGCTGAACGGGCTCGCGACCGCCGGGTACGTGGGCGCGCGGCTGGGGCCGGGCCCGCGGGACGGCCTCATGACCGGGGTGCACGCCCGCACCGGGTGGTCGATCCGTGTGGTCCGCACCACGATCGAGGTCGTCGTCCTCGCCGGCGGCTGGGTGCTCGGCGGCACAGTGGGGGTCGGAACCGCGCTCTACGCTGCGGCGATCGGTCCGCTGACCCAGGTGTTCCTGAGATTCACGACGGTCGGTCAGAAAAAAATCTCTGCCCCTAGAGACATCTTGGATACCACGCAGTAG
- a CDS encoding PLP-dependent aminotransferase family protein, with protein MVFPVTAQLRGRKLAELLGPWHGADRPSSSLLAVAVRHLVLDGRLPPGTRLPAERELAESLGVSRTLITRALDRLREEGFVASRRGAGSWTTLPDAARATGASGGWYPPATPEVINLAQAAPTAPPELCAAVDRARVRLPEHLTGHGYQPHGLPLLRERIAERFTQRGLPTTPEQVLVTHGAQHAFALVLRMLVSPGERVLVEHPTYPNALEALRGLHARPVAVPMVEDGWDLELLAATLRQTSPRLAYLLPDFHNPTGVRLDAEGRARLARALARTCTNAVVDETLVDIDLTGEEPPPPMAALTERVITVGSASKSFWGGLRLGWVRASEEFVQRVVAGRAALDLGSPVFEQLVLAELLTDADEVLARRRAEVVERRQCLVDALREHLPHWRFRLPDGGLALWCDIGEPVSSRLAVAAEQHGVRVAPGARFSVHGSLERWIRVPYTLPGDQSVEAIRRLAAAAGTGCCGSGPTILTAPLA; from the coding sequence ATGGTGTTCCCGGTCACCGCGCAGCTCCGCGGTCGCAAGCTCGCCGAGCTGCTCGGCCCCTGGCACGGCGCGGACCGGCCGTCGTCGTCGCTGCTGGCCGTGGCGGTGCGGCACCTGGTGCTGGACGGCCGGCTGCCACCGGGTACCCGGCTGCCCGCCGAACGCGAACTCGCGGAGAGCCTCGGCGTCAGCCGCACGCTGATCACCCGCGCGCTGGACCGGCTGCGCGAGGAGGGGTTCGTGGCCAGCCGCCGCGGCGCCGGGTCGTGGACCACGCTCCCGGACGCGGCGCGCGCCACCGGAGCGAGCGGCGGCTGGTACCCGCCGGCCACCCCTGAGGTGATCAACCTCGCGCAGGCCGCGCCCACCGCGCCGCCGGAGCTGTGCGCCGCGGTCGACCGGGCCCGGGTGCGCCTCCCCGAGCACCTGACCGGACACGGCTACCAGCCGCACGGCCTGCCGCTGCTGCGCGAACGGATCGCTGAGCGGTTCACCCAGCGCGGCCTGCCGACGACCCCGGAGCAGGTCCTCGTCACCCACGGTGCCCAGCACGCGTTCGCCCTGGTGCTGCGCATGCTGGTCTCCCCGGGCGAGCGGGTGCTCGTCGAGCACCCCACCTACCCGAACGCGCTGGAGGCGCTGCGCGGTCTGCACGCCAGGCCGGTGGCGGTGCCGATGGTCGAGGACGGCTGGGACCTGGAGCTGCTGGCCGCGACCCTGCGCCAGACCTCACCCCGGCTGGCGTACCTGCTCCCCGACTTCCACAACCCGACCGGCGTCCGGCTGGACGCCGAGGGCCGCGCCCGGCTCGCCCGCGCGCTGGCGCGGACCTGCACGAACGCGGTCGTCGACGAGACCCTGGTGGACATCGACCTCACCGGTGAGGAGCCACCGCCGCCGATGGCCGCGCTGACCGAGCGGGTGATCACCGTCGGATCGGCCAGCAAGTCGTTCTGGGGCGGCCTGCGGCTGGGCTGGGTCCGGGCGTCCGAGGAGTTCGTGCAGCGCGTGGTCGCCGGGCGGGCAGCGCTGGACCTCGGCAGCCCGGTGTTCGAGCAGCTCGTGCTGGCCGAGCTGCTGACCGACGCCGACGAGGTCCTGGCCCGTCGGCGGGCCGAGGTGGTCGAGCGGCGGCAGTGCCTGGTCGACGCCCTGCGCGAGCACCTGCCGCACTGGCGCTTCCGGCTCCCCGACGGCGGGCTGGCCCTGTGGTGCGACATCGGCGAGCCGGTGAGCAGCCGGCTGGCGGTGGCCGCTGAGCAGCACGGGGTGCGCGTCGCCCCGGGCGCCCGGTTCTCGGTGCACGGGTCGCTGGAGCGCTGGATCCGCGTGCCCTACACGTTGCCCGGGGACCAGTCGGTGGAAGCGATCCGGCGCCTCGCCGCAGCGGCCGGCACCGGGTGCTGCGGCAGCGGCCCGACGATCCTCACCGCACCCCTCGCCTGA